The following proteins are encoded in a genomic region of Shinella zoogloeoides:
- a CDS encoding cell division protein ZapA, producing the protein MAQVTVQIDGKAYRMACEEGQEGHLEELAAGFDQYVGHLKSQFGEIGDLRLTVMAGIMVMDELNDVTRRLAKLEKETEELRTGREGVMSEVSRNEEAIAVALNELTSQIQGMAAKLTGKPPAN; encoded by the coding sequence ATGGCACAGGTGACCGTACAGATCGATGGCAAGGCCTACCGCATGGCTTGCGAGGAAGGCCAGGAGGGGCATCTCGAAGAGCTTGCCGCCGGCTTCGATCAATATGTCGGCCACCTGAAGAGCCAGTTCGGCGAGATCGGCGACCTGAGGCTCACCGTCATGGCCGGCATCATGGTGATGGACGAGCTCAACGACGTCACCCGGCGTCTCGCCAAGCTGGAAAAGGAAACCGAGGAGCTGCGCACGGGCCGCGAGGGCGTGATGAGCGAGGTTTCGCGCAACGAGGAGGCGATCGCCGTCGCCCTCAACGAGCTGACCAGCCAGATCCAGGGCATGGCCGCCAAGCTCACCGGCAAGCCGCCGGCGAACTGA
- the gap gene encoding type I glyceraldehyde-3-phosphate dehydrogenase encodes MTVKVAINGFGRIGRNVLRAIVESGRTDIEVVAVNDLGPVETNAHLVRYDSVHGKFPGTVTVSGDTIDVGRGPIRVTAIRDPKELPWGDVDIALECTGLFTTKEKASAHLANGSKRVIVSAPCDNADKTIVYGVNHNTLTKDDLVISNASCTTNCLAPVAYVLDKAFGIEKGYMTTVHSYTGDQPTLDTMHKDLYRARAAALSMIPTSTGAAKAVGLVLPHLKGKLDGSSIRVPTPNVSVVDLKFVPKRNVTAEEVNAAVKAAAEGELKGILDYVTGPLVSVDFNHDSHSSNFAADQTKVLDGNLVRILSWYDNEWGFSNRMSDTAVALGKLI; translated from the coding sequence ATGACTGTGAAAGTTGCCATCAACGGCTTTGGCCGCATCGGCCGCAACGTGCTGCGCGCCATCGTCGAATCCGGCCGCACCGACATCGAAGTCGTCGCCGTCAACGACCTCGGCCCGGTCGAGACCAATGCGCATCTCGTCCGCTACGATTCCGTCCACGGCAAGTTCCCCGGCACCGTCACCGTTTCCGGCGATACGATCGACGTCGGCCGCGGCCCGATCCGCGTCACCGCCATCCGCGACCCGAAGGAACTGCCCTGGGGCGACGTCGACATCGCGCTGGAATGCACCGGCCTCTTCACCACCAAGGAAAAGGCCTCCGCGCACCTTGCCAACGGCTCCAAGCGCGTCATCGTCTCGGCCCCGTGCGACAATGCGGACAAGACCATCGTCTACGGCGTCAACCACAACACTTTGACCAAGGACGACCTCGTCATCTCCAACGCCTCGTGCACGACGAACTGCCTTGCGCCGGTCGCCTACGTTCTCGACAAGGCCTTCGGCATCGAGAAGGGCTACATGACGACGGTCCACTCCTACACGGGTGACCAGCCGACCCTCGACACCATGCACAAGGACCTTTATCGCGCCCGCGCCGCCGCGCTGTCGATGATCCCGACCTCCACCGGCGCCGCCAAGGCCGTCGGCCTCGTGCTGCCGCACCTCAAGGGCAAGCTGGACGGCTCGTCGATCCGCGTGCCGACCCCGAACGTCTCGGTCGTCGACCTGAAGTTCGTGCCGAAGCGCAACGTCACGGCCGAGGAAGTCAACGCCGCCGTCAAGGCCGCCGCCGAAGGCGAGCTGAAGGGCATCCTCGACTACGTCACGGGGCCGCTCGTCTCGGTCGACTTCAACCACGACAGCCATTCGTCGAACTTCGCCGCCGACCAGACCAAGGTCCTCGACGGCAACCTCGTTCGTATCCTTTCCTGGTACGACAACGAATGGGGCTTCTCGAACCGCATGTCCGACACGGCGGTTGCCCTCGGCAAGCTCATCTAA
- a CDS encoding YebC/PmpR family DNA-binding transcriptional regulator, which produces MAGHSQFKNIMHRKGRQDAVRSKMFSKLAREITVAAKTGMADPAMNPRLRLAIQNAKAQSMPKDNIERAIKKASGGDAENYEEVRYEGYGPGGVAVIVEALTDNRNRTASSVRSTFSKAGGALGETGSVSFSFDRVGEITYKLSAGSADAVMDAAIEAGAEDVTTDEDGHSIICGFEDIGDVSKALEDTLGEAETVKAIWKAQNTVPVDEEKAQSLMKLIDTLEDDDDVQNVYSNFEVSDEVLAKLSA; this is translated from the coding sequence ATGGCTGGCCATTCACAGTTCAAGAATATCATGCACCGCAAGGGTCGGCAGGACGCCGTGCGGTCGAAAATGTTCTCCAAGCTCGCCCGTGAAATCACGGTGGCGGCGAAGACGGGCATGGCCGATCCGGCGATGAACCCGCGCCTGCGCCTGGCGATCCAGAACGCCAAGGCCCAGTCCATGCCGAAGGACAATATCGAGCGCGCCATCAAGAAGGCTTCCGGGGGCGATGCGGAGAACTACGAGGAAGTCCGCTACGAGGGTTATGGCCCGGGCGGCGTCGCCGTCATCGTCGAGGCGCTGACCGACAACCGCAACCGCACCGCCTCCTCCGTCCGCTCGACCTTCTCCAAGGCCGGCGGCGCATTGGGCGAAACCGGCTCGGTCTCCTTCTCCTTCGACCGCGTGGGCGAGATCACCTACAAGCTTTCCGCCGGCAGCGCCGACGCCGTCATGGACGCCGCCATCGAGGCCGGCGCCGAGGACGTGACGACGGACGAGGACGGCCACTCGATCATCTGCGGCTTCGAGGATATCGGCGACGTTTCCAAGGCGCTGGAAGACACGCTCGGCGAGGCCGAGACCGTCAAGGCGATCTGGAAGGCGCAGAATACCGTGCCGGTCGACGAGGAAAAGGCGCAGTCGCTGATGAAGCTCATCGACACGCTGGAAGACGACGACGACGTGCAGAACGTCTATTCGAATTTCGAGGTCTCCGACGAGGTTCTGGCCAAGCTTTCGGCCTGA
- the tal gene encoding transaldolase, which yields MTSKLEQLRAMTTVVADTGDIEAVRRLKPVDCTTNPTIVLKALSTPAFSDAVAEAIRWGRSQGGNHEGVVAAVGDRLAIAVGAALAELVPGRVSTEVDADLSFDTEASIAKAREIIKAYDARGISRERILIKLASTWEGIRAAEVLQKEGIDCNLTLLFNQAQAIACADAGVFLISPFVGRILDWHVKASGRTFTAEDDPGVLSVRAIYDYYKSNGIDTIVMGASFRNTGEIEALAGCDRLTISPALLEELDAASGTLERKLSPEKAAKVSPIKIDEKAFRWMLNEDAMATEKLSEGIRAFAKDLGSLRTMVDKQLKAAA from the coding sequence ATGACGTCCAAGCTTGAACAACTCCGCGCGATGACGACCGTCGTGGCAGATACCGGCGACATCGAAGCCGTGCGCCGCCTGAAGCCGGTCGATTGCACCACCAATCCCACCATCGTCCTGAAGGCGCTCAGCACGCCGGCATTTTCCGACGCGGTGGCCGAAGCCATTCGCTGGGGCCGGTCGCAGGGCGGCAATCACGAGGGCGTCGTCGCCGCCGTCGGCGATCGCCTCGCCATCGCTGTCGGTGCCGCGCTTGCCGAGCTGGTGCCCGGCCGCGTCTCGACCGAAGTGGACGCCGACCTCTCCTTCGACACCGAGGCCTCCATCGCCAAGGCCCGCGAGATCATCAAGGCCTATGACGCGCGCGGCATTTCCCGCGAGCGCATCCTGATCAAGCTCGCCTCCACCTGGGAAGGCATCCGCGCCGCCGAAGTGCTGCAGAAGGAAGGCATCGACTGCAACCTGACGCTGCTCTTCAACCAGGCCCAGGCTATCGCCTGCGCCGATGCCGGCGTCTTCCTCATCTCGCCCTTCGTCGGCCGCATCCTCGACTGGCATGTCAAGGCCTCCGGCAGGACCTTCACCGCCGAAGACGATCCGGGCGTCCTCTCCGTCCGCGCGATCTACGACTACTACAAGTCCAACGGCATCGACACGATCGTCATGGGCGCCTCCTTCCGCAACACGGGCGAGATCGAAGCGCTGGCCGGCTGCGACCGCCTGACGATCAGCCCCGCCTTGCTCGAGGAACTCGACGCCGCATCGGGCACGCTGGAGCGCAAGCTCTCGCCGGAAAAGGCCGCCAAGGTCTCGCCGATCAAGATCGACGAGAAGGCCTTCCGCTGGATGCTGAACGAGGACGCCATGGCGACCGAAAAGCTCTCCGAAGGCATCCGCGCCTTCGCCAAGGACCTCGGCAGCCTGCGCACCATGGTCGACAAGCAGCTGAAGGCGGCCGCATAA
- a CDS encoding DUF4164 domain-containing protein → MTNGETVRAAIEELRRALANLDNALDMRFDRERDHGEVEGEVRRVNVDRSRLAQELDQSEFRANRLEEVNREVSRRLVTAMETIRAVLDR, encoded by the coding sequence ATGACAAACGGGGAAACAGTCAGGGCGGCGATAGAGGAGCTTCGCAGGGCTCTCGCGAACCTCGACAACGCGCTCGACATGCGCTTCGACCGCGAGCGCGATCACGGCGAGGTCGAGGGCGAGGTCCGGCGGGTGAACGTCGACCGCTCGCGGCTCGCCCAGGAGCTCGATCAATCCGAATTCCGCGCGAACCGTCTGGAAGAGGTGAACCGCGAGGTCTCCCGCCGCCTCGTCACGGCGATGGAGACGATCCGGGCCGTGCTCGACCGTTAA
- a CDS encoding pyridoxamine 5'-phosphate oxidase family protein: MSNLTRAREHPKEQLFDEIDRIHAGMLGIEGSHMHMQPMAPQLDRQTATIWFFTKTDAEIVEAITPGARAHFCVVGKDHDYHACVAGRISVRKDPAKIDEYWSSVIEAWFDHGKHDPQLTMLALEIEDAEIWASTGSRLKFGWEIAKANLNPDDEPDVGVKAHVTFSSGSADHLRHMI, encoded by the coding sequence ATGTCCAACCTCACCCGGGCGCGCGAACACCCGAAGGAACAGCTTTTCGACGAGATCGACCGGATTCATGCCGGCATGCTCGGCATCGAGGGCAGCCACATGCACATGCAGCCGATGGCGCCGCAGCTCGACCGCCAGACCGCGACCATCTGGTTCTTCACCAAGACGGATGCGGAGATCGTCGAGGCGATCACGCCCGGCGCCCGCGCGCATTTCTGCGTGGTCGGCAAGGACCACGATTACCACGCCTGCGTCGCCGGCCGTATTTCCGTGCGCAAGGATCCCGCCAAGATCGACGAATACTGGAGTTCCGTCATCGAAGCCTGGTTCGACCACGGCAAGCACGACCCGCAGCTCACCATGCTGGCGCTGGAGATCGAGGACGCCGAGATCTGGGCCTCGACCGGCAGCAGGCTGAAATTCGGCTGGGAGATCGCCAAGGCGAACCTCAACCCGGACGACGAGCCGGATGTCGGCGTGAAGGCGCATGTGACCTTCAGCAGCGGCTCGGCAGATCACCTGCGTCACATGATCTGA
- a CDS encoding 5-formyltetrahydrofolate cyclo-ligase produces MTPREEKAAIRNERLALRDAMMPEARIEGSLAMAGHAGDRIEFDPGTVISGFWPIRSEADIRPLMAHLRTRGARLCLPVVLDRETIVFRELVVGAPVVKTGFGTTGPGPEAAVIDPDILLMPLSAFDAAGNRIGYGAGHYDRAIDRLKAKGRTPMLIGIAFDCQEVASVPAEPHDIPLDAILTESGLRMFQQVS; encoded by the coding sequence GTGACACCGAGGGAAGAGAAGGCGGCCATCCGCAACGAGCGGCTGGCCCTGCGCGATGCGATGATGCCGGAAGCGCGCATCGAGGGCAGCCTTGCCATGGCCGGGCATGCGGGCGACCGCATCGAATTCGATCCCGGCACGGTGATCTCCGGCTTCTGGCCGATCCGCTCGGAGGCCGACATCCGGCCGCTGATGGCGCATCTGCGCACGCGCGGCGCGCGGCTCTGCCTGCCGGTGGTGCTCGACCGGGAGACGATCGTCTTCCGCGAACTCGTCGTCGGCGCGCCCGTGGTCAAGACCGGCTTCGGCACGACCGGGCCGGGCCCGGAGGCGGCCGTCATCGATCCCGACATCCTCCTCATGCCGCTTTCCGCCTTCGATGCGGCGGGCAACCGCATCGGCTATGGCGCCGGCCATTACGACCGGGCGATCGACCGGCTGAAGGCGAAAGGCCGCACGCCGATGCTGATCGGCATTGCGTTCGACTGCCAGGAAGTGGCATCAGTACCGGCCGAGCCGCACGACATTCCGCTGGATGCGATCCTCACGGAAAGCGGCTTGCGGATGTTCCAACAGGTTTCATAA
- a CDS encoding sugar-binding transcriptional regulator, protein MARLRRDTHTAYSESAALRLRAAWLYYNQGLTQKDVAEKIGVSRTTVVRMLDEALKRSEVQIWINEGIADCVELSVRLERAYGLDEAVVVPAADSAEGTAKSVGLALGQFLTEAIPDDCTVGVGWGRTLTASLASFRPARRERVKVVSLLGGVVEAHRINPIEYTWQLASQLGAECYLFLAPLLVDSRETKRSLIEKCGLKTLFELAENMDIAVVSCGDIGPEASSLSRDFIVRRELEELIAAGCVCDTMCNFLDAEGHTIDHPIRHRVMSIDLDTVKKARHIVLVSGGAHRAPAIRATIRRVGCNTLITDEGAAKAMLALAETSAAA, encoded by the coding sequence GTGGCAAGGCTCCGGCGCGACACACATACGGCCTATTCGGAATCGGCGGCACTGCGCCTGCGGGCCGCCTGGCTCTATTACAACCAGGGCCTCACCCAGAAGGACGTGGCGGAGAAGATCGGCGTCAGCCGCACCACGGTCGTGCGCATGCTCGACGAGGCGCTGAAGCGCTCCGAGGTGCAGATCTGGATCAACGAGGGCATTGCCGACTGCGTGGAACTTTCCGTGCGGCTGGAAAGGGCCTACGGGCTCGACGAGGCCGTTGTCGTGCCGGCGGCCGACAGCGCGGAGGGGACGGCCAAGAGCGTCGGCCTCGCGCTCGGCCAGTTCCTGACGGAGGCGATCCCCGACGACTGCACGGTCGGCGTCGGCTGGGGGCGCACGCTGACGGCCTCGCTGGCCAGCTTCCGCCCCGCCCGCCGCGAGCGCGTCAAGGTCGTCTCGCTGCTCGGCGGCGTGGTCGAGGCGCATCGCATCAATCCCATTGAATATACCTGGCAGCTTGCCAGCCAGCTCGGGGCGGAGTGCTACCTGTTCCTCGCGCCGCTTCTCGTCGATTCACGCGAGACCAAGCGTAGCCTGATCGAGAAATGCGGCCTCAAGACCCTGTTCGAACTTGCCGAGAACATGGATATCGCGGTGGTGAGCTGCGGCGATATCGGACCGGAGGCAAGCTCGCTGTCGCGCGACTTCATCGTCCGGCGGGAGCTGGAGGAGCTGATCGCGGCGGGCTGCGTGTGCGATACGATGTGCAATTTCCTCGATGCGGAGGGGCACACCATCGACCATCCGATCCGCCACCGGGTCATGTCGATCGATCTCGATACGGTGAAGAAGGCGCGCCATATCGTGCTCGTCTCCGGCGGGGCGCACCGGGCGCCGGCCATCCGCGCTACCATCCGCCGCGTCGGCTGCAACACGCTGATCACCGACGAGGGCGCCGCGAAGGCGATGCTGGCGCTTGCGGAAACCTCCGCCGCGGCCTGA
- a CDS encoding LLM class flavin-dependent oxidoreductase: MVPFSILDLSPVIEGGTVAQSLENSRRLAQESEVHGYKRFWLAEHHGMRGIASAATSLVIQHVAAGTETIRVGSGGIMLPNHSPLVIAEQFGTLAALFPDRIDLGLGRAPGTDMRTAQALRRNLDSAANNFPQDVIELMQLMGPPAPDQKVVAVPGAGSNVPVWLLGSSHYSAHLAGMLGLPFAFASHFAPDMLLTALEIYRERFEPSQYLDKPHVMVGVMGAAADTDAEADYLFTSMQQSFVRLRRGTPGAFPPPVDSMDGFWNEQERIMVEHTLQYAVVGGPEKIERRIADFLALTRADELIASMPVHDMEARVKSLRLFAGAQRKLAEAE, translated from the coding sequence TGCACGGCTACAAGCGCTTCTGGCTCGCCGAGCACCACGGCATGCGCGGCATCGCCAGCGCCGCCACCTCCCTCGTCATCCAGCACGTCGCGGCGGGCACGGAGACGATCCGCGTCGGTTCCGGCGGCATCATGCTGCCGAACCATTCGCCGCTCGTCATCGCCGAGCAGTTCGGCACGCTCGCCGCGCTCTTCCCGGACCGCATCGACCTCGGCCTCGGCCGCGCCCCGGGCACGGACATGCGCACCGCGCAGGCGCTGCGCCGCAATCTCGACAGCGCCGCCAACAATTTCCCGCAGGACGTCATCGAACTGATGCAGCTCATGGGACCGCCGGCGCCGGACCAGAAGGTCGTCGCCGTGCCGGGCGCGGGCAGCAACGTGCCGGTCTGGCTGCTCGGCTCCAGCCATTATTCGGCGCATCTGGCCGGCATGCTCGGCCTGCCCTTCGCCTTCGCCTCGCATTTCGCGCCGGACATGCTGCTGACCGCGCTGGAAATCTACCGCGAGCGCTTCGAGCCGTCGCAATATCTCGACAAGCCCCATGTCATGGTGGGCGTGATGGGCGCGGCGGCCGATACGGATGCGGAGGCCGATTATCTCTTCACCTCCATGCAGCAATCCTTCGTGCGCCTTCGCCGCGGCACGCCCGGCGCCTTCCCGCCGCCGGTCGACAGCATGGACGGCTTCTGGAACGAGCAGGAGCGCATCATGGTGGAGCACACGCTGCAATATGCCGTCGTCGGCGGGCCGGAGAAGATCGAGCGCCGGATCGCCGACTTCCTCGCGCTCACCCGGGCGGACGAGCTGATCGCCTCCATGCCGGTCCACGACATGGAGGCGCGGGTGAAATCGCTGCGGTTGTTTGCAGGGGCGCAGAGGAAACTGGCCGAGGCAGAGTAA
- a CDS encoding YmdB family metallophosphoesterase, with protein MRFLFLGDMVGKTGRTAVWERLPGLIGDFKLDFVVVNGENAAGGFGITEDIFLETINAGADVVTTGNHVWDQKEAVGFAGRHDQFLRPANYPAGTPGRGANLFIARNGARVLVANIMGRVFMHPELDDPFTAGEAILASCPLGEQADAVIFDFHAEATSEKQCFGHFVDGRASVVVGTHTHVPTADCQILNGGTGYMSDAGMCGDYDSSLGMDKEEPLNRFISKMPRGRFEAASGPATICGLAVEISDRTGLAEKIAPLRLGARLAETVPDFWN; from the coding sequence ATGCGTTTTCTCTTTCTGGGCGACATGGTGGGCAAGACCGGGCGGACGGCCGTCTGGGAGCGCCTGCCGGGCCTGATCGGCGACTTCAAGCTGGACTTCGTCGTCGTCAACGGGGAGAACGCGGCCGGCGGCTTCGGCATCACCGAGGACATCTTCCTGGAGACGATCAATGCCGGGGCCGACGTCGTGACGACCGGCAACCATGTGTGGGACCAGAAGGAGGCCGTGGGCTTTGCCGGCCGGCACGACCAGTTCCTGCGGCCCGCCAACTATCCGGCCGGCACGCCCGGCCGCGGCGCCAACCTCTTCATCGCCCGCAACGGCGCGCGCGTGCTGGTCGCCAACATCATGGGCCGCGTCTTCATGCATCCCGAGCTGGACGATCCCTTCACCGCGGGCGAGGCGATCCTGGCGTCCTGCCCGCTCGGCGAGCAGGCGGACGCCGTCATCTTCGATTTCCACGCGGAAGCGACCAGCGAGAAGCAGTGCTTCGGCCATTTCGTCGACGGGCGCGCCAGCGTTGTCGTCGGCACGCATACGCATGTGCCGACGGCCGATTGCCAGATCCTCAACGGCGGCACGGGCTATATGTCGGATGCCGGCATGTGCGGCGACTACGATTCCTCGCTCGGCATGGACAAGGAGGAGCCGCTCAACCGCTTCATCTCCAAGATGCCGCGCGGACGCTTCGAGGCGGCCTCCGGTCCGGCGACGATCTGCGGGCTGGCGGTCGAGATTTCCGACCGCACCGGCCTTGCCGAGAAGATCGCGCCGCTGCGCCTCGGCGCGCGCCTTGCCGAGACGGTGCCGGATTTCTGGAACTGA
- the tkt gene encoding transketolase — protein sequence MISREKHDRMANAIRFLSMDAVEKANSGHPGLPMGAADIATVLFTRFLSFDPKTPSWPNRDRFVLSAGHGSMLLYSLLYLTGYEDITIDEIKNFRQLGARTAGHPEYGHAAGIETTTGPLGQGIANAVGMALAERKLRDEFGSDLIEHYTYVLAGDGCLMEGISQEAISLAGHLKLNKLIVFWDDNNISIDGPISIADSTDQHARFRASQWNTIAVDGHDPDAIAAAIEEAHKSDKPTMIACKTTIGFGAPNKAGTHKVHGSPLGAEEIAATRKALNWESEAFVVPSDVLDAWRLAGLRSTKAHKEWEARLEKTDAEKKAQFTRRFAGDLEGSLDSAISAYKQKLAETKPNPATRKASEDALEVINGVLPETIGGSADLTGSNNTKTSQTKSITPNDFSGRYIHYGVREHGMAAAMNGMALHGGLIPYSGGFLIFSDYCRPSIRLAALMGIRVIHVLTHDSIGLGEDGPTHQPVEHMAALRAIPNLLVFRPADATETAECWQLALESHNRPSAIALTRQNLMPVRLEYEEENLCARGAYDLVSASDAQVTIFATGSEIEIAVKAQQALSAKGISTRVVSVPCFELFAEQPEAYQQAVIGNSPVKIAVEAGIRQGWDHFIGSDGIFVGMSSFGASGPYKELYKHFGITPEAVVAAAEAKLA from the coding sequence ATGATCTCTCGCGAAAAACACGACCGGATGGCGAACGCAATTCGCTTCCTTTCCATGGATGCCGTGGAAAAGGCGAACTCGGGTCACCCCGGCCTGCCCATGGGCGCAGCAGACATCGCAACGGTTCTTTTCACCCGCTTCCTGTCCTTCGACCCGAAGACCCCGTCCTGGCCGAACCGCGACCGCTTCGTCCTGTCGGCCGGCCACGGCTCGATGCTCCTCTACTCGCTGCTCTACTTGACGGGCTACGAGGACATCACGATCGACGAGATCAAGAATTTCCGCCAGCTCGGCGCCCGCACCGCCGGCCACCCGGAATACGGCCACGCCGCCGGCATCGAGACGACCACGGGTCCGCTCGGCCAGGGCATCGCCAACGCCGTCGGCATGGCGCTTGCCGAACGCAAGCTGCGCGACGAATTCGGCTCCGACCTCATCGAGCACTACACCTATGTGCTTGCCGGTGACGGCTGCCTCATGGAAGGCATCAGCCAGGAAGCAATCTCGCTCGCCGGCCACCTCAAGCTCAACAAGCTGATCGTCTTCTGGGACGACAACAACATCTCGATCGACGGCCCGATCTCCATTGCCGACTCGACCGACCAGCACGCCCGCTTCCGCGCCAGCCAGTGGAACACGATCGCCGTCGACGGCCACGATCCGGACGCCATCGCCGCCGCCATCGAGGAAGCCCACAAGTCCGACAAGCCGACCATGATCGCCTGCAAGACGACCATCGGCTTCGGCGCGCCCAACAAGGCCGGCACGCACAAGGTCCACGGCTCGCCGCTCGGCGCCGAGGAAATCGCCGCCACCCGCAAGGCGCTGAACTGGGAATCGGAAGCCTTCGTCGTTCCCTCCGACGTGCTCGACGCCTGGCGCCTCGCCGGCCTGCGCTCCACCAAGGCGCACAAGGAATGGGAAGCCCGCCTCGAAAAGACGGATGCCGAGAAGAAGGCGCAGTTCACCCGCCGCTTCGCCGGCGACCTTGAAGGCAGCCTCGATTCCGCGATCTCCGCCTACAAGCAGAAGCTTGCCGAGACGAAGCCCAATCCGGCAACCCGCAAGGCTTCGGAAGACGCCCTGGAAGTCATCAACGGCGTCCTGCCGGAAACCATCGGCGGCTCGGCCGACCTGACGGGCTCCAACAACACCAAGACCAGCCAGACCAAGTCGATCACCCCGAACGACTTCTCCGGCCGCTACATCCACTACGGCGTGCGCGAGCACGGCATGGCGGCCGCGATGAACGGCATGGCGCTGCATGGCGGCCTCATTCCCTATTCCGGCGGCTTCCTGATCTTCTCGGACTATTGCCGTCCGTCGATCCGCCTCGCCGCGCTGATGGGCATCCGCGTCATCCACGTCCTGACGCACGATTCCATCGGCCTTGGCGAAGACGGTCCGACGCACCAGCCGGTCGAGCACATGGCCGCCCTGCGCGCCATCCCGAACCTGCTCGTCTTCCGCCCGGCCGACGCCACGGAGACGGCGGAGTGCTGGCAGCTCGCGCTCGAAAGCCACAACCGTCCGTCCGCCATCGCGCTGACGCGCCAGAACCTGATGCCGGTACGCCTCGAATACGAGGAAGAGAACCTCTGCGCCCGCGGCGCCTACGATCTCGTCTCGGCCAGCGACGCCCAGGTGACGATCTTCGCCACCGGCTCGGAAATCGAGATCGCGGTGAAGGCCCAGCAGGCCCTTTCGGCCAAGGGCATCTCGACCCGCGTCGTCTCGGTTCCCTGCTTCGAGCTCTTCGCCGAGCAGCCTGAAGCCTACCAGCAGGCCGTCATTGGCAATTCGCCGGTCAAGATCGCCGTCGAAGCCGGCATCCGCCAGGGCTGGGATCACTTCATCGGTTCGGACGGCATCTTCGTCGGCATGTCCTCCTTCGGCGCCTCCGGCCCCTACAAGGAGCTCTACAAGCACTTCGGCATCACGCCGGAAGCCGTCGTCGCCGCCGCGGAAGCCAAGCTGGCCTGA